From a region of the Neobacillus niacini genome:
- a CDS encoding xanthine permease translates to MDQTIKFWKKGDLAAYFGLLANNLTNLLTMMSLLIFVVGIPSAVVYGKIAPAFGMGIFIASCAYGFFAYRLAKKTGRTDVTALPSGPSAPSIFTVTFLVILPVYTQTKDYEFAIGIALVWCFVEAMILVVGSLLGDTIRRVIPRTVLLSCLSGLGLLLLAMNPMLQAFEAPMIAFAVLIIIFINWFGKSPVFAKIPTGFLLLAVGTGIAWALGVMEPGAISQSLSSFGFNPPSLNIDGFMQGLPHALPYLASAIPLGLSNYVFDLENIESAHTAGDEYQTRQVMLTNGIASCIGALFGNPYPVTVYVGHPGWKSMGAGIGYTVATGLSMLILSLFGIGAFLLAVIPIYAIAPILVYIGVVTANQVVRETPKLEVPVIFIALFPWIANWALTLANNVLGAAGTAAGTVGIDKLASKGVYYEGLSHLGNGAPIASLLWGCIAIFAINDKPLRGAAAAAVAAVLSIVGFIHSPTVAFAKGASVEFFFGYLMIAAIFVIKFMMDRSKSQPKPESGKNAA, encoded by the coding sequence ATGGATCAAACAATTAAATTTTGGAAAAAAGGGGATTTAGCCGCTTATTTCGGCTTACTCGCTAATAACTTAACCAATCTTCTAACCATGATGTCATTATTAATTTTTGTCGTGGGTATTCCATCAGCAGTCGTTTACGGGAAAATTGCTCCAGCTTTTGGGATGGGGATATTTATCGCAAGTTGTGCGTATGGCTTTTTTGCTTATCGACTAGCTAAAAAAACAGGCAGAACTGATGTAACAGCATTGCCTTCGGGACCAAGTGCACCGTCCATATTCACGGTAACATTTTTAGTTATATTGCCAGTCTATACCCAAACAAAAGATTATGAATTTGCGATTGGCATTGCACTAGTTTGGTGTTTTGTAGAAGCAATGATCCTGGTAGTGGGCTCACTATTAGGAGATACGATTAGAAGAGTCATTCCTAGGACTGTATTATTATCATGTTTGTCTGGTCTTGGACTTTTGTTATTAGCCATGAATCCGATGTTACAAGCTTTTGAAGCACCAATGATTGCTTTTGCAGTGTTAATCATCATTTTTATAAACTGGTTTGGTAAATCACCGGTCTTTGCAAAAATTCCAACAGGGTTTTTATTGCTTGCTGTAGGTACAGGGATTGCTTGGGCTTTAGGTGTAATGGAGCCAGGTGCGATTTCACAATCCTTATCATCTTTTGGATTCAATCCTCCATCTTTAAATATTGATGGTTTTATGCAAGGGTTGCCACATGCCCTTCCGTATTTGGCTTCTGCAATACCACTAGGTCTTTCTAACTATGTGTTTGACTTAGAGAATATTGAAAGTGCCCATACTGCAGGGGATGAATATCAAACAAGACAAGTTATGTTAACAAATGGTATTGCTTCTTGTATTGGTGCATTATTTGGAAATCCATATCCAGTAACTGTATATGTTGGACACCCAGGATGGAAATCAATGGGCGCAGGTATTGGCTATACAGTGGCAACGGGTTTATCAATGTTAATTCTTTCACTTTTTGGTATTGGAGCATTTTTATTAGCGGTCATTCCGATTTATGCCATCGCTCCTATCCTAGTTTATATCGGAGTTGTAACGGCCAACCAAGTGGTTCGTGAAACACCGAAACTCGAAGTACCGGTTATCTTTATTGCATTATTCCCATGGATCGCCAACTGGGCTCTGACTCTTGCTAATAATGTACTTGGTGCAGCAGGAACGGCCGCGGGTACTGTGGGGATTGATAAACTTGCCAGTAAAGGGGTTTATTACGAAGGATTATCTCATTTAGGAAATGGTGCACCGATTGCCAGTCTGTTATGGGGATGTATAGCAATTTTTGCTATCAACGATAAACCGTTACGTGGTGCTGCCGCAGCAGCAGTAGCAGCCGTATTGTCCATCGTAGGATTTATCCACTCCCCAACAGTCGCATTTGCTAAAGGTGCTTCTGTAGAATTTTTCTTTGGCTACCTAATGATTGCAGCTATATTTGTTATCAAATTTATGATGGATCGTAGTAAATCTCAGCCAAAACCTGAATCCGGAAAAAATGCAGCATAA
- a CDS encoding tetratricopeptide repeat protein, which produces MDQNTELIQASERGDIEAVKQLLENGADVAFKDADGRTALMAATQKNQLPVVKLLLEADSDVNTRDITQLTPFICSGANGFHEILSEMLHYGADLNSVNRFGGTALLPSSEKGYLKTVQRCLEAGIPVNHANNLGWSALLESVILGNGGRLYSLIIELLVKAGADVNLPDRDGKSSLQHAKELKQEKVVKILTNEYVEQNEYINRAKAFFLDDKYEEAISEMNQAIEIDPNNLDYYFYKGYSLQELKRYDEALEEYQKALILNPNDLDYYFYTANCLRLMKKPDEALAEYDKACELEPAETFYRYHKSNYLRELGRHEEALTEMDKLLALQPNRYDFSFHKANSLRSLRRHEAAIEAIENAIANDPANPLYQLHKNQSLELLKQQLDVQEVSE; this is translated from the coding sequence ATGGATCAAAACACGGAGCTAATCCAAGCAAGTGAACGTGGAGATATAGAAGCTGTAAAACAATTATTAGAAAATGGAGCAGACGTGGCTTTTAAAGACGCAGATGGCCGAACAGCTTTGATGGCTGCGACACAGAAAAATCAACTTCCTGTCGTAAAACTGTTATTAGAAGCTGACAGTGATGTAAACACGAGAGATATAACACAATTGACACCATTTATTTGTTCTGGTGCTAATGGTTTTCATGAAATTTTAAGCGAAATGCTTCATTATGGAGCAGATTTAAACAGCGTAAACCGATTTGGCGGAACTGCATTATTGCCTTCCAGTGAAAAAGGCTATCTGAAAACCGTACAAAGATGTTTAGAAGCTGGTATCCCTGTCAATCACGCCAACAATTTAGGCTGGTCTGCTCTATTAGAGTCAGTCATTTTGGGTAATGGCGGCCGTCTTTACTCCCTGATAATTGAATTACTTGTAAAAGCTGGTGCGGATGTAAATTTACCAGACAGGGATGGGAAGTCATCACTTCAGCATGCCAAAGAATTAAAACAGGAAAAGGTAGTAAAGATTCTTACGAATGAGTATGTTGAACAAAATGAATATATAAACCGTGCAAAAGCTTTCTTTTTAGATGATAAGTATGAAGAAGCAATCTCAGAAATGAATCAAGCTATCGAGATAGATCCCAATAATCTAGATTATTATTTCTACAAAGGCTATTCTTTGCAAGAACTAAAGCGTTATGATGAAGCCCTCGAAGAATATCAAAAGGCATTAATCCTTAATCCAAATGATCTTGATTATTATTTCTATACCGCTAATTGCCTAAGGTTAATGAAAAAACCAGATGAAGCACTAGCTGAATATGACAAAGCATGTGAATTAGAACCTGCTGAAACATTTTACCGTTACCATAAATCAAATTACCTAAGAGAACTAGGAAGACATGAGGAAGCACTAACCGAAATGGATAAGCTTTTAGCACTTCAGCCAAATAGATATGATTTTTCTTTCCATAAAGCAAACAGCTTGAGGTCCCTCAGAAGGCATGAAGCAGCAATTGAGGCAATTGAAAATGCGATTGCAAACGATCCAGCCAATCCGTTGTATCAATTGCATAAGAACCAATCACTTGAATTATTAAAACAACAATTAGATGTACAGGAGGTAAGTGAATGA
- the arcC gene encoding carbamate kinase codes for MSNLVIVAIGGNSLVRDNGRDSVQDQYEAVQETAVNIADMVQEGYNVVVTHGNGPQVGFGLRRSEIASEIAGMTDVPLVNCVADTQGGIGYQIQQALTNEFIKRGMNKKVATIITQVEVDINDPNFENPTKPVGSFFTLEQAEEMKMEHPEWTFMEDSGRGYRRVVPSPKPIDIVEKEAIKSLVDAGYVVIAAGGGGIPVIKTRENEYLGVDAVIDKDFATSLLAEQVNAETLIITTGVPRVCINFGKPNQLALEKITVEETKQYVLENHFAPGSMLPKIEASLSFLENGGKKVVITNPESLQDAINEKQGTHIVKCLSKSHCMQ; via the coding sequence ATGAGTAATTTAGTAATAGTTGCAATTGGTGGGAACTCTCTAGTTCGGGACAATGGACGCGACTCTGTTCAAGATCAATATGAAGCTGTTCAGGAAACCGCAGTTAATATCGCAGATATGGTTCAAGAAGGATACAATGTAGTTGTGACACATGGAAATGGTCCACAGGTTGGTTTTGGACTTAGAAGATCTGAAATTGCAAGTGAAATTGCAGGTATGACGGATGTGCCACTTGTCAATTGTGTGGCAGATACACAAGGCGGTATTGGATATCAAATTCAACAAGCCTTAACAAACGAATTTATTAAAAGAGGTATGAATAAAAAAGTTGCAACGATCATTACTCAAGTTGAAGTTGACATTAATGATCCGAATTTCGAAAATCCAACTAAACCGGTTGGTTCGTTCTTCACTTTAGAACAAGCAGAAGAAATGAAAATGGAACATCCTGAGTGGACTTTTATGGAAGATTCCGGACGTGGTTATCGTAGAGTGGTTCCATCACCAAAACCAATTGATATTGTTGAAAAAGAAGCCATTAAATCATTGGTAGATGCTGGATACGTTGTGATTGCGGCTGGAGGCGGCGGTATTCCCGTTATAAAGACAAGAGAGAATGAGTATTTGGGTGTTGATGCGGTAATAGATAAAGATTTTGCTACCAGCCTTTTAGCGGAACAAGTCAATGCTGAGACATTAATTATTACAACTGGTGTTCCAAGAGTATGTATTAATTTTGGAAAACCAAATCAATTGGCCTTAGAAAAAATTACTGTTGAAGAGACAAAACAATATGTTCTTGAAAACCACTTTGCACCAGGCAGTATGCTGCCAAAAATTGAGGCTAGCTTAAGCTTCTTAGAAAATGGTGGAAAGAAAGTTGTTATTACAAACCCAGAAAGTTTACAGGATGCGATTAATGAAAAACAAGGTACTCACATTGTCAAATGTTTAAGTAAATCTCATTGTATGCAATAG